From Pan paniscus chromosome 6, NHGRI_mPanPan1-v2.0_pri, whole genome shotgun sequence, one genomic window encodes:
- the LOC129398160 gene encoding farnesyl pyrophosphate synthase-like: MGHPETGDATARLKEVLEYNAIGGKYHRGLMVLVAFRELVEPRKQDADSLQWALTVGWYAELLQAFFLVADDIMDSSLTCQGQISWYQKLGMGLDAINDAILLEACIYCLPKLYCREQPYYLNLMELFQQNSYQTEIGQTLDLITTPQGNVDLRRCTGKRHKSVVKYKTAFYSFYLPVAAAMYMSRMDDKKEHTSAKKILLEIQEFFQIQDDYLDFFGDPSVTGRVGNDFQDNKCSWLVVQCLLQATPEQYQILKENYRQKEAEKVARVKALYEELDLPAVFLQYEKDSYSHVMGLIE; the protein is encoded by the coding sequence ATGGGGCACCCAGAGACAGGAGATGCTACTGCCCGGCTCAAGGAGGTCCTGGAGTACAATGCCATTGGAGGCAAGTATCACCGAGGTTTGATGGTGCTAGTAGCGTTCCGGGAGCTGGTGGAGCCGAGGAAACAGGATGCTGATAGTCTCCAGTGGGCACTGACTGTGGGCTGGTATGCGGAACTGCTGCAAGCTTTCTTCCTGGTGGCAGATGACATTATGGATTCATCCCTTACCTGCCAGGGACAGATCTCCTGGTATCAGAAGCTGGGCATGGGTTTGGATGCCATCAATGATGCTATCCTTCTGGAAGCATGTATCTACTGCCTGCCGAAGCTGTATTGCCGGGAGCAGCCCTATTACCTGAACCTGATGGAGCTCTTCCAGCAGAATTCTTATCAGACTGAGATTGGGCAGACCCTCGACCTCATCACAACCCCCCAGGGCAATGTGGATCTTCGCAGATGCACCGGAAAAAGGCACAAATCTGTTGTCAAGTACAAGACAGCTTTCTACTCCTTCTACCTTCCTGTAGCTGCAGCCATGTACATGTCAAGAATGGATGACAAGAAGGAGCACACCAGTGCCAAGAAGATCCTGCTGGAGATTCAAGAGTTCTTTCAGATTCAGGATGATTACCTTGACTTCTTTGGGGACCCCAGTGTGACTGGCAGAGTTGGCAATGACTTCCAGGACAACAAATGCAGCTGGCTGGTGGTTCAGTGTCTGCTACAGGCCACTCCAGAACAGTACCAGATCCTGAAGGAGAATTACAGGCAGAAGGAGGCCGAGAAGGTGGCCCGGGTGAAGGCACTATACGAGGAGCTGGATCTGCCAGCCGTGTTCTTGCAGTATGAGAAAGACAGTTACAGCCACGTTATGGGTCTCATCGAATAG